The following DNA comes from Candidatus Moraniibacteriota bacterium.
ACGCACTCGGGATAAGGCAGTGTATTCCCTGATGGCAAAGAAGGCAGACAAGGTTATCGCGGTATCTGAATCAACAAAAAATGACCTAAACACTTTTCTTGGTATTCCTCCCGGAAAAGTTAAAGTCATTTACAGCGGTTTGGACAAGAGGTTTTTTGAAACTCCCTCCATTGATACTCAGAAAGTTTTGGGCAAATACGGCATTACTAAAAAGTACATTCTTTTTTTAGGAACGCTCGAGCCGGCAAAGAATATCAGCCGACTGCTGGAGGCCTTTGCGCTCTACAAGGAAAAGTATAAAAAACTGAACAAGAAATTTGATTATCAGCTGGTTTTAGCAGGGAAGCGAGGGTGGTTGTCTCAAGAATATTCCCAAATTGCTAAGGATTTGGGAATTAACCGAGACGTGGTCTTTACCGGTTATATTATCGGCGATGAGCTTGTTCCGCTTTTCAAAAATTCCCAGTTTTTCATTATGCCCTCTCTCTACGAGGGCTTCGGGATGACGGTACTGGAAGCGTTTGCTACCGGAACACCGGCGATTATCTCGCGCGTTTCTTCGCTTCCGGAAATTGCAGAAGACGCCGCTTATTTTGTAAATCCCATTGATAAAGAGGAAATCGCCGATGTAATGATTAAATTTGCGACTGATGAAAATTTGCGTAATGTATATAGGCAGAAAGGATTGGAACAGGTGAAGAAATTTGATTGGGAAAAAACAGCACAGGAAACGCTGGAAGTTTATAAATCAATTTAAATCCAAATTTCAAAGCTCAAATGTCAAATCAAATCCAAAATCCAATGTTTAAATTTTTGGATTTTGCGCTTTGAACTTGATTTGATATTTGAATTTTGGCATTTGGGTTTTTAAATTTATGTTTAAAAAAGTCGATCCAAAACAGAGTTTGCCCAAAATGGAAGAAGAAATTTTGAAGTTTTGGGAGGACAATAAAATTTTTGAGAAGTCGGTGGAGATTCGAAAAAATAACCCCGCCTACGTTTTTTATGACGGGCCGCCTTTTGCTACGGGAATGCCTCACTATGGACATATCCTGACCGGTGTTATAAAGGATGCCATTCCTCGTTACTGGACGATGAGAGGACGATACGTTGAGCGAAAGTGGGGATGGGATTGTCATGGCTTGCCCATAGAAAATATTGTGGAAAAGAGCTTGGGTATCAAGAGAAAGAAAGACATTAAAAAGATAGGCATAGACAAGTTTAATGAAACCTGCCGTTCCAAAGTTTCCAAGTACGTTGAGGATTGGAAATCAGTGATAAAACGGTTGGGAAGATGGGCGGACATGGAAAATAGTTACAAAACCATGGACTTGAGTTTCATGGAGTCCGTGTGGTGGGTTTTCAAGGAACTTTGGAACAAAGGATTAATCTATGAGGGTTACCGCTCGATGTATATCTGCACGCGTTGTGAGACCACTCTTTCCCAGCAGGACGTTGCGGATGGATATAAAGATATAAAAGACCTTGCGGTCACGGTTAAGTTTAAATTAGAAAACGAGCCGGATACATATTTACTCGTCTGGACAACTACACCTTGGACGCTTATTGGAAACACAGCGGTGGTGGTTGGAGAAAAAATTGCTTATGTGAAAGTAAAATTGAAATGTCATTCCGGACTTCCTACCCGTCCGGCAGGCGGGGATCCGGAATCTAATAAGATCCTGAAACACCTGCCCGCATCGCTATGCGAAGCATTGCAGGCGGGAGTTCAGGATGACAATTATTATATCTTGGCTAAAGAAAGAATAAAGGAAGTTCTAAAAGATAAAGAATTTGAAGTGATTAACGAATTTAAAGGCAGAGATTTAATTGGCAAAGAATATAAACCACTTTTTGACTATTATATTAATAAAGGTTTAGATAATGAAGAAAATGGGTGGAAAGTTTACCCGGCTGACTTTTTGAATACTGAAGAGGGAACGGGAATAGTGCATATAGCACCAGCTTTTGGAGAAGACGACCTGGATTTAAGCTATAAGCATAATTTGCCCTTTATTCAGCATGTTGGCATGGATGGATTGATCAAAAAAGAAGCCGTTGATTTTGCCGGAATGAGCGTGAAACCAATGGAGAATCATCAAAAAACCGATATTGAGGTCATTAAATTTCTGGAAAAAAACAATTGTCTTTTTTCCAAGGAGGAATATTTGCATAGTTATCCCCATTGCTGGAGATGTGAAACTCCTCT
Coding sequences within:
- a CDS encoding glycosyltransferase family 1 protein — encoded protein: MRIGIDARTILNPEKGEAIGVGHYTYQLIRHLLDIDKENEYVLFFDFRVREKDVKKFTRPNTKVKFYPFSDYKKYLPGAYSEILGTATLQKEKLDILHSTSPLSRIPISYRGKCVVTFHDLALYRIPQCFPKVKRTRDKAVYSLMAKKADKVIAVSESTKNDLNTFLGIPPGKVKVIYSGLDKRFFETPSIDTQKVLGKYGITKKYILFLGTLEPAKNISRLLEAFALYKEKYKKLNKKFDYQLVLAGKRGWLSQEYSQIAKDLGINRDVVFTGYIIGDELVPLFKNSQFFIMPSLYEGFGMTVLEAFATGTPAIISRVSSLPEIAEDAAYFVNPIDKEEIADVMIKFATDENLRNVYRQKGLEQVKKFDWEKTAQETLEVYKSI